One part of the Arabidopsis thaliana chromosome 1 sequence genome encodes these proteins:
- a CDS encoding Transducin/WD40 repeat-like superfamily protein, protein MIFYFMCCWQSLCGHTSPVDSVAFNSEEVLVLAGASSGVIKLWDLEESKMVRAFTGHRSNCSAVEFHPFGEFLASGSSDTNLRVWDTRKKGCIQTYKGHTRGISTIEFSPDGRWVVSGGLDNVVKVWDLTAGKLLHEFKCHEGPIRSLDFHPLEFLLATGSADRTVKFWDLETFELIGTTRPEATGVRAIAFHPDGQTLFCGLDDGLKVYSWEPVICRDGVDMGWSTLGDFCINEGKFIGCSYYRNSVGIWVSDISELEPYGAVSEDKNECMVKRFSVLNDQSERMGSGPRGSVSPDYETREIKNIYVDCGNLNVAQNPGSLKATLPLESGKVATMVSEKQNAAYFGPAGDKYSSTSRDSDSGEESSYSERESIPFSRTKSGMLLRPAHVRKTLAKFEESKQSAVVQSATRKKSGLAVEEEPQTQNAFLSEQNASKPFDAEDSIIKGITNKFEKALSSEPPTDEANRMFLKPPRIHRSSNSKYNDTRRAMSADPATFGKGGMENSGDVEDIPSKTERVLSREKPGDEQKNTEYPSGSRELNPVKIVEGVNVVSGRTRSLVEKFERGEKTTHTEGASTTIEQNNNAVQEDPRKTSRQTGETPVISTRRARSTPARVMPIVLNRDSNVTSDEPPLTQPARTSSFPVMPVILNQASNVTYDEPSVALTQESRTSHARILPVTFNQATNITSEEASVTLRRQRRNSAARVRPVLLSQATSHECPVTSVRPLRTSPARVMPTKLNQSVNMTSDTSHIASMHRVSPTQMLATPTVIDQVADMTLDETHATQIQPACDNMPQKEEPNISDREDDSDITENLMLTHNEFLSTLQSRLTKLQIVRHFWERSDVKGAIGALRKLTDQSVQADVISILTEKIEILTLDMFSQLVPVLTSLLGSRTERPVNVSLDMLLKLVAVFGTVIRSTVSAPRIVGVDLHANERLEICQICSAGLHKIQRILPVLARRGGLITRKAQELNLVLQEP, encoded by the exons atgatattttattttatgtgttGTTGGCAGAGTCTTTGTGGGCATACAAGCCCGGTTGATTCAGTAGCTTTTAACTCAGAAGAAGTTTTGGTACTCGCTGGGGCTTCTTCAGGTGTGATAAAGCTGTGGGATCTAGAAGAATCAAAGA TGGTTCGAGCTTTTACTGGACACAGATCCAATTGTTCTGCTGTTGAGTTTCATCCATTTGGTGAATTTCTTGCATCGGGATCTAGTGACACCAATCTAAGGGTTTGGGATACCAGAAAGAAGGGATGCATCCAAACATACAAGGGTCATACTCGCGGCATCAGCACTATTGAATTTAGCCCTGATGGTCGTTGGGTAGTGTCTGGAGGACTTGACAACGTTGTAAAG GTATGGGATTTGACTGCTGGAAAGCTATTGCATGAGTTTAAGTGTCATGAAGGACCTATTCGCTCCCTAGACTTCCATCCGCTGGAGTTTCTCTTAGCCACTG GTTCTGCTGACAGGACTGTGAAATTCTGGGATTTGGAAACGTTTGAACTGATTGGAACTACTAGACCAGAG GCTACTGGAGTTCGTGCAATCGCTTTTCATCCAGATGGTCAAACCCTTTTCTGTGGATTGGATGATGGCTTGAAG GTTTATTCATGGGAACCAGTGATTTGCCGGGACGGTGTTGATATGGGATGGTCAACACTTGGTGACTTCTGCATCAACGAAGGAAAGTTTATTGGTTGCTCATATTACCGAAATTCTGTTGGGATATGGGTTTCAGATATATCG GAACTTGAGCCATATGGAGCAGTATCTGAGGATAAGAATGAATGCATGGTGAAAAGATTTAGTGTCTTGAATGATCAGTCTGAGAGAATGGGAAGTGGCCCAAGGGGCAGCGTATCCCCAGATTATGAGACAAGAGAGATAAAGAACATATACGTCGACT GTGGAAATTTGAATGTAGCGCAAAATCCAGGATCTCTGAAAGCGACATTGCCTTTGGAATCAGGAAAAGTAGCTACTATGGTGAGCGAGAAGCAGAATGCAGCATATTTTGGACCAGCAGGAGACAAGTATTCTAGTACATCGCGGGATAGTGATAGTGGAGAGGAATCTTCTTATTCAGAAAGGGAATCTATCCCTTTCTCAAGAACGAAATCGGGCATGTTGCTAAGACCAGCACATGTAAGAAAGACGCTAGCAAAGtttgaagaatcaaaacagTCAGCGGTTGTTCAATCTGCAACTCGAAAGAAAAGCGGATTGGCTGTTGAGGAGGAACCACAAACTCAAAACGCGTTTCTTTCAGAACAGAATGCTAGTAAACCTTTTGATGCTGAAGATTCTATCATCAAGGGTATTACTAACAAGTTTGAAAAAGCTTTATCATCGGAACCACCAACTGATGAAGCGAATC GTATGTTCCTTAAACCACCTCGTATCCATAGGTCATCAAATAGCAAGTACAATGACACAAGACGAGCAATGTCTGCTGATCCGGCAACTTTTGGCAAAGGTGGGATGGAGAACTCAGGAGACGTAGAGGATATTCCCAGCAAAACTGAAAGAGTTCTTTCACGAGAAAAACCTGGCGATGAACAGAAAA ACACTGAGTACCCTAGCGGCAGCAGAGAATTGAACCCTGTGAAGATTGTTGAAGGAG TAAATGTTGTCTCGGGGAGGACACGCTCCTTAGTTGAGAAGTTTGAGAGAGGAGAAAAAACTACTCATACTGAAGGAGCCAGTACAACAATAGAACAGAACAATAATGCAGTGCAGGAAGATCCGCGTAAGACATCAAGACAGACAGGTGAAACTCCTGTCATATCAACACGACGAGCTAGGAGTACTCCAGCCAGAGTGATGCCTATTGTTCTCAATCGGGATAGTAACGTGACATCTGATGAGCCTCCTTTAACACAACCAGCTAGGACTTCTTCATTTCCAGTGATGCCTGTGATACTCAATCAAGCTTCTAATGTCACATATGATGAGCCTTCTGTAGCGTTAACACAAGAATCTAGAACTTCTCATGCCCGTATATTGCCTGTGACATTCAATCAGGCGACAAATATTACATCTGAGGAGGCTTCTGTAACATTAAGGCGCCAACGCAGGAATTCTGCAGCACGAGTAAGGCCTGTGTTACTCAGTCAGGCAACATCTCATGAGTGTCCTGTAACATCAGTACGTCCATTAAGGACTTCTCCAGCCCGTGTAATGCCCACGAAACTAAATCAATCTGTTAACATGACATCTGATACATCTCATATAGCATCCATGCACCGAGTTAGTCCAACACAAATGTTGGCTACACCCACTGTGATTGATCAAGTGGCTGATATGACATTGGATGAGACACATGCAACACAAATTCAACCAGCTTGCGATAACATGCCTCAG AAGGAAGAGCCGAATATATCTGATAGGGAAGATGATAGTGACATAACTGAAAATCTTATGCTAACCCATAACGAGTTCTTAAGCACTCTTCAATCGAGGTTGACAAAGTTACAA ATTGTAAGACATTTTTGGGAGCGTAGCGATGTTAAAGGCGCAATTGGGGCATTAAGAAAACTGACAGATCAGTCT GTTCAAGCAGATGTGATCAGTATTCTAActgaaaaaatagaaattctcACATTGGATATGTTTTCTCAATTGGTCCCTGTCCTCACAAGCTTATTGGGTAGCAGGACAGAGAG GCCGGTAAATGTCTCCTTGGATATGCTCTTGAAGCTTGTAGCAGTGTTCGGTACAGTTATACGCTCAACTGTTTCAGCTCCACGGATTGTCGGCGTTGATCTTCATGCAAATGAAAG GCTAGAAATTTGCCAAATTTGTTCTGCGGGACTGCACAAGATTCAAAGAATTCTTCCAGTTCTCGCAAG AAGAGGCGGTCTAATAACAAGAAAGGCTCAAGAACTAAACCTAGTTCTTCAAGAACCATAG
- a CDS encoding lysine ketoglutarate reductase trans-splicing-like protein (DUF707) (Protein of unknown function (DUF707); CONTAINS InterPro DOMAIN/s: Protein of unknown function DUF707 (InterPro:IPR007877); BEST Arabidopsis thaliana protein match is: Protein of unknown function (DUF707) (TAIR:AT1G61240.4); Has 308 Blast hits to 308 proteins in 23 species: Archae - 0; Bacteria - 5; Metazoa - 0; Fungi - 0; Plants - 300; Viruses - 0; Other Eukaryotes - 3 (source: NCBI BLink).), protein MIHGLPSMKSIKSLKSLVKRKTNAQEVSKSGWKMKPFLALMCTALLIFWYKTTNIQFEQTEIEETDYPFDMAKESEAVNDKLKGLPRGIIQSRSDLELKPLWSRGSLRSKGVEMTNRNLLAIPVGLKQKGNVDALVKKFLPANFTIVLFHYDGNMDKWWDLEWSSKSIHIVAQNQTKWWFAKRFLHPDVVSIYDYIFLWDEDLGVENFNPERYLKIVKSVGLEISQPALDHNSTEIHHKITLRSKTKKFHRRVYINRGHKRCSNTSSDPPCTGFVEGMAPVFSKAAWLCTWNLIQNDLVHGWGMDMKLGYCAQGDRTKNVGIVDSEYILHQGIQTLGESVPEKKKTARDVGTRRQGHTTFDSRTEIRRQSTWELQTFKERWSKAVEEDIKWIDPSSSSSMTKRKSNGNNRRLRRGSSSSHRVKHKRSQETSRTTTTHK, encoded by the exons ATGATACATGGTTTGCCATCTATGAAGTCTATCAAATCATTGAAGTCActtgttaaaagaaaaaccaatgCTCAAGAAGTG AGTAAATCCGGGTGGAAAATGAAGCCCTTTTTGGCTCTCATGTGTACAGctcttttgatcttttggtATAAGACCACAAATATTCAGTTTGAACAAACAGAG ATAGAAGAAACAGATTATCCTTTTGACATGGCTAAG GAATCTGAAGCAGTTAACGATAAATTAAAAGGCTTGCCTCGTGGAATCATACAGTCTAGATCAGATCTTGAATTAAAGCCTCTCTGGTCTAGAGGTAGTCTGAGGTCAAAG GGTGTGGAAATGACTAACCGTAACTTGTTGGCAATACCCGTAGGACTTAAGCAAAAGGGTAACGTCGACGCTCTTGTAAAGAAG TTTCTTCCCGCGAATTTCACGATTGTTCTTTTCCATTATGATGGAAATATGGATAAATGGTGGGATCTGGAGTGGAGTTCAAAATCCATACATATAGTTGCACAAAACCAGACTAAATG GTGGTTTGCAAAACGATTCCTCCATCCGGATGTTGTATCCatttatgattatatttttctttgggaCGAGGATCTTGGAGTAGAGAATTTCAATCCAGAGAG ATATTTGAAGATAGTTAAATCAGTGGGACTGGAGATATCTCAACCGGCTTTGGACCACAACTCGACTGAAATACACCATAAAATCACTCTCCGTtctaaaacaaagaaatttcatag GAGAGTTTACATCAATAGAGGCCATAAAAGATGTTCTAATACTAGCTCAGATCCTCCTTGCACCGG ATTTGTTGAAGGAATGGCTCCGGTGTTTTCGAAAGCTGCTTGGCTTTGCACTTGGAATCTTATACAG AATGATTTGGTTCATGGATGGGGAATGGATATGAAACTTGGGTACTGCGCACAG GGAGACCGAACGAAAAACGTAGGGATTGTGGATAGCGAGTATATCCTTCATCAAGGCATTCAAACTTTAGGTGAAAGTGTTCCTGAGAAGAAG AAGACGGCTCGTGATGTTGGGACCAGG AGACAAGGCCATACAACTTTTGATTCAAGAACCGAG ATAAGGAGACAATCGACATGGGAGCTTCAAACTTTTAAAGAACGATGGAGCAAAGCGGTAGAAGAAGACATTAAGTGGATCGATCCATCGTCATCAAGCTCGATGACAAAGAGGAAGAGTAACGGTAATAACAGAAGATTAAGGCGtggtagtagtagtagtcACCGAGTAAAGCATAAGAGAAGTCAAGAGacatcaagaacaacaacaacacacaaatAG
- a CDS encoding lysine ketoglutarate reductase trans-splicing-like protein (DUF707) (Protein of unknown function (DUF707); CONTAINS InterPro DOMAIN/s: Protein of unknown function DUF707 (InterPro:IPR007877); BEST Arabidopsis thaliana protein match is: Protein of unknown function (DUF707) (TAIR:AT1G61240.4); Has 35333 Blast hits to 34131 proteins in 2444 species: Archae - 798; Bacteria - 22429; Metazoa - 974; Fungi - 991; Plants - 531; Viruses - 0; Other Eukaryotes - 9610 (source: NCBI BLink).), producing the protein MIHGLPSMKSIKSLKSLVKRKTNAQEVSKSGWKMKPFLALMCTALLIFWYKTTNIQFEQTEIEETDYPFDMAKESEAVNDKLKGLPRGIIQSRSDLELKPLWSRGSLRSKGVEMTNRNLLAIPVGLKQKGNVDALVKKFLPANFTIVLFHYDGNMDKWWDLEWSSKSIHIVAQNQTKWWFAKRFLHPDVVSIYDYIFLWDEDLGVENFNPERYLKIVKSVGLEISQPALDHNSTEIHHKITLRSKTKKFHRRVYINRGHKRCSNTSSDPPCTGFVEGMAPVFSKAAWLCTWNLIQNDLVHGWGMDMKLGYCAQVTFFLYNSRFCGRPNEKRRDCG; encoded by the exons ATGATACATGGTTTGCCATCTATGAAGTCTATCAAATCATTGAAGTCActtgttaaaagaaaaaccaatgCTCAAGAAGTG AGTAAATCCGGGTGGAAAATGAAGCCCTTTTTGGCTCTCATGTGTACAGctcttttgatcttttggtATAAGACCACAAATATTCAGTTTGAACAAACAGAG ATAGAAGAAACAGATTATCCTTTTGACATGGCTAAG GAATCTGAAGCAGTTAACGATAAATTAAAAGGCTTGCCTCGTGGAATCATACAGTCTAGATCAGATCTTGAATTAAAGCCTCTCTGGTCTAGAGGTAGTCTGAGGTCAAAG GGTGTGGAAATGACTAACCGTAACTTGTTGGCAATACCCGTAGGACTTAAGCAAAAGGGTAACGTCGACGCTCTTGTAAAGAAG TTTCTTCCCGCGAATTTCACGATTGTTCTTTTCCATTATGATGGAAATATGGATAAATGGTGGGATCTGGAGTGGAGTTCAAAATCCATACATATAGTTGCACAAAACCAGACTAAATG GTGGTTTGCAAAACGATTCCTCCATCCGGATGTTGTATCCatttatgattatatttttctttgggaCGAGGATCTTGGAGTAGAGAATTTCAATCCAGAGAG ATATTTGAAGATAGTTAAATCAGTGGGACTGGAGATATCTCAACCGGCTTTGGACCACAACTCGACTGAAATACACCATAAAATCACTCTCCGTtctaaaacaaagaaatttcatag GAGAGTTTACATCAATAGAGGCCATAAAAGATGTTCTAATACTAGCTCAGATCCTCCTTGCACCGG ATTTGTTGAAGGAATGGCTCCGGTGTTTTCGAAAGCTGCTTGGCTTTGCACTTGGAATCTTATACAG AATGATTTGGTTCATGGATGGGGAATGGATATGAAACTTGGGTACTGCGCACAGGTTACCTTTTTTCTGTATAACTCAAGATTTTGTG GGAGACCGAACGAAAAACGTAGGGATTGTGGATAG
- a CDS encoding lysine ketoglutarate reductase trans-splicing-like protein (DUF707), translating into MIHGLPSMKSIKSLKSLVKRKTNAQEVSKSGWKMKPFLALMCTALLIFWYKTTNIQFEQTEIEETDYPFDMAKESEAVNDKLKGLPRGIIQSRSDLELKPLWSRGSLRSKGVEMTNRNLLAIPVGLKQKGNVDALVKKFLPANFTIVLFHYDGNMDKWWDLEWSSKSIHIVAQNQTKWWFAKRFLHPDVVSIYDYIFLWDEDLGVENFNPERYLKIVKSVGLEISQPALDHNSTEIHHKITLRSKTKKFHRRVYINRGHKRCSNTSSDPPCTGFVEGMAPVFSKAAWLCTWNLIQNDLVHGWGMDMKLGYCAQGDRTKNVGIVDSEYILHQGIQTLGESVPEKKV; encoded by the exons ATGATACATGGTTTGCCATCTATGAAGTCTATCAAATCATTGAAGTCActtgttaaaagaaaaaccaatgCTCAAGAAGTG AGTAAATCCGGGTGGAAAATGAAGCCCTTTTTGGCTCTCATGTGTACAGctcttttgatcttttggtATAAGACCACAAATATTCAGTTTGAACAAACAGAG ATAGAAGAAACAGATTATCCTTTTGACATGGCTAAG GAATCTGAAGCAGTTAACGATAAATTAAAAGGCTTGCCTCGTGGAATCATACAGTCTAGATCAGATCTTGAATTAAAGCCTCTCTGGTCTAGAGGTAGTCTGAGGTCAAAG GGTGTGGAAATGACTAACCGTAACTTGTTGGCAATACCCGTAGGACTTAAGCAAAAGGGTAACGTCGACGCTCTTGTAAAGAAG TTTCTTCCCGCGAATTTCACGATTGTTCTTTTCCATTATGATGGAAATATGGATAAATGGTGGGATCTGGAGTGGAGTTCAAAATCCATACATATAGTTGCACAAAACCAGACTAAATG GTGGTTTGCAAAACGATTCCTCCATCCGGATGTTGTATCCatttatgattatatttttctttgggaCGAGGATCTTGGAGTAGAGAATTTCAATCCAGAGAG ATATTTGAAGATAGTTAAATCAGTGGGACTGGAGATATCTCAACCGGCTTTGGACCACAACTCGACTGAAATACACCATAAAATCACTCTCCGTtctaaaacaaagaaatttcatag GAGAGTTTACATCAATAGAGGCCATAAAAGATGTTCTAATACTAGCTCAGATCCTCCTTGCACCGG ATTTGTTGAAGGAATGGCTCCGGTGTTTTCGAAAGCTGCTTGGCTTTGCACTTGGAATCTTATACAG AATGATTTGGTTCATGGATGGGGAATGGATATGAAACTTGGGTACTGCGCACAG GGAGACCGAACGAAAAACGTAGGGATTGTGGATAGCGAGTATATCCTTCATCAAGGCATTCAAACTTTAGGTGAAAGTGTTCCTGAGAAGAAGGTATAA
- a CDS encoding lysine ketoglutarate reductase trans-splicing-like protein (DUF707), with protein sequence MIHGLPSMKSIKSLKSLVKRKTNAQEVSKSGWKMKPFLALMCTALLIFWYKTTNIQFEQTEIEETDYPFDMAKESEAVNDKLKGLPRGIIQSRSDLELKPLWSRGSLRSKGVEMTNRNLLAIPVGLKQKGNVDALVKKFLPANFTIVLFHYDGNMDKWWDLEWSSKSIHIVAQNQTKWWFAKRFLHPDVVSIYDYIFLWDEDLGVENFNPERYLKIVKSVGLEISQPALDHNSTEIHHKITLRSKTKKFHRRVYINRGHKRCSNTSSDPPCTGFVEGMAPVFSKAAWLCTWNLIQNDLVHGWGMDMKLGYCAQGDRTKNVGIVDSEYILHQGIQTLGESVPEKKKTARDVGTRVSCIDSKTFSILILLVFTK encoded by the exons ATGATACATGGTTTGCCATCTATGAAGTCTATCAAATCATTGAAGTCActtgttaaaagaaaaaccaatgCTCAAGAAGTG AGTAAATCCGGGTGGAAAATGAAGCCCTTTTTGGCTCTCATGTGTACAGctcttttgatcttttggtATAAGACCACAAATATTCAGTTTGAACAAACAGAG ATAGAAGAAACAGATTATCCTTTTGACATGGCTAAG GAATCTGAAGCAGTTAACGATAAATTAAAAGGCTTGCCTCGTGGAATCATACAGTCTAGATCAGATCTTGAATTAAAGCCTCTCTGGTCTAGAGGTAGTCTGAGGTCAAAG GGTGTGGAAATGACTAACCGTAACTTGTTGGCAATACCCGTAGGACTTAAGCAAAAGGGTAACGTCGACGCTCTTGTAAAGAAG TTTCTTCCCGCGAATTTCACGATTGTTCTTTTCCATTATGATGGAAATATGGATAAATGGTGGGATCTGGAGTGGAGTTCAAAATCCATACATATAGTTGCACAAAACCAGACTAAATG GTGGTTTGCAAAACGATTCCTCCATCCGGATGTTGTATCCatttatgattatatttttctttgggaCGAGGATCTTGGAGTAGAGAATTTCAATCCAGAGAG ATATTTGAAGATAGTTAAATCAGTGGGACTGGAGATATCTCAACCGGCTTTGGACCACAACTCGACTGAAATACACCATAAAATCACTCTCCGTtctaaaacaaagaaatttcatag GAGAGTTTACATCAATAGAGGCCATAAAAGATGTTCTAATACTAGCTCAGATCCTCCTTGCACCGG ATTTGTTGAAGGAATGGCTCCGGTGTTTTCGAAAGCTGCTTGGCTTTGCACTTGGAATCTTATACAG AATGATTTGGTTCATGGATGGGGAATGGATATGAAACTTGGGTACTGCGCACAG GGAGACCGAACGAAAAACGTAGGGATTGTGGATAGCGAGTATATCCTTCATCAAGGCATTCAAACTTTAGGTGAAAGTGTTCCTGAGAAGAAG AAGACGGCTCGTGATGTTGGGACCAGGGTAAGTTGTATCGACTCAAAAACATTCTCGATTCTAATTCTTTTGGTCTTCACTAAATAA
- a CDS encoding lysine ketoglutarate reductase trans-splicing-like protein (DUF707), translated as MIHGLPSMKSIKSLKSLVKRKTNAQEVSKSGWKMKPFLALMCTALLIFWYKTTNIQFEQTEIEETDYPFDMAKESEAVNDKLKGLPRGIIQSRSDLELKPLWSRGSLRSKGVEMTNRNLLAIPVGLKQKGNVDALVKKFLPANFTIVLFHYDGNMDKWWDLEWSSKSIHIVAQNQTKWWFAKRFLHPDVVSIYDYIFLWDEDLGVENFNPERYLKIVKSVGLEISQPALDHNSTEIHHKITLRSKTKKFHRLNFVH; from the exons ATGATACATGGTTTGCCATCTATGAAGTCTATCAAATCATTGAAGTCActtgttaaaagaaaaaccaatgCTCAAGAAGTG AGTAAATCCGGGTGGAAAATGAAGCCCTTTTTGGCTCTCATGTGTACAGctcttttgatcttttggtATAAGACCACAAATATTCAGTTTGAACAAACAGAG ATAGAAGAAACAGATTATCCTTTTGACATGGCTAAG GAATCTGAAGCAGTTAACGATAAATTAAAAGGCTTGCCTCGTGGAATCATACAGTCTAGATCAGATCTTGAATTAAAGCCTCTCTGGTCTAGAGGTAGTCTGAGGTCAAAG GGTGTGGAAATGACTAACCGTAACTTGTTGGCAATACCCGTAGGACTTAAGCAAAAGGGTAACGTCGACGCTCTTGTAAAGAAG TTTCTTCCCGCGAATTTCACGATTGTTCTTTTCCATTATGATGGAAATATGGATAAATGGTGGGATCTGGAGTGGAGTTCAAAATCCATACATATAGTTGCACAAAACCAGACTAAATG GTGGTTTGCAAAACGATTCCTCCATCCGGATGTTGTATCCatttatgattatatttttctttgggaCGAGGATCTTGGAGTAGAGAATTTCAATCCAGAGAG ATATTTGAAGATAGTTAAATCAGTGGGACTGGAGATATCTCAACCGGCTTTGGACCACAACTCGACTGAAATACACCATAAAATCACTCTCCGTtctaaaacaaagaaatttcataggttaaattttgttcattag